The following proteins come from a genomic window of Pelmatolapia mariae isolate MD_Pm_ZW linkage group LG17, Pm_UMD_F_2, whole genome shotgun sequence:
- the lrguk gene encoding leucine-rich repeat and guanylate kinase domain-containing protein, with translation MNGKTGEHFPSASLSSCPPGSLTDAASAETPTCTELKENGGMEKDGVLTAEMISNSIFQLGRFGTGLQHSFYILSLPSHSLSDISVLCSYVHLQKLELPHNKIQDLSCVSHMPYLVMLDASYNEISNFFEFQPPKNLKEVNFSHNRMTKMRDLSAYASLTKLVLDYNSFSEISGLAQCRRLTHLSLAHNKISRISGLGGLPLTHLCLRGNHLEKIEGLEHLKSLQVLDLSQNRIASLSGLENLHLLGSLNLEKNLVSEIQECKHIHDLLLLRDLSLVENPVQEQPDYKLAVIFLLQHLTVLDQEAVTVEEKVSSVNMYDPPMDVVAARDHITHLVYQLMQPQVLYESSTLPSADSPYPMLVLTGPRGCGKRELTHRLCQEFNEYFAYGISHTTRGPYFGEENGLDYHFVSEEVFQSMIHTGKFIQTIQYGGHSYGLTRDAVEDVAREGLACCVHMELEGVFSLKKTYFEPRYILLIPTQAEKYIGHLKARGLYTQAQMDAAVSRIELYANTNRQRPGFFDNVIPCDDWEDAYKTLRQAVKEYLLLEEQEEGENNNRASPDNISTGHNPEEKPLSPVSMSGSTLTSHSARALDPSDISYRSYFTKIQEELHPQKSSTELASIRRREQLVREAIVGKSPGVYSQLFKSSAQPAPSSVHNDDSGNLFHEDSGSDDSRASSALSVPSSAGAFSGLAEPLHVSVMGHASETLKDHVPSSQTPNDPHPGADQLAAAVSPCSDRRPGSNVKPILPPIPTGRRTPAAPSLSPSPSPKPGVEEEGDANMEG, from the exons atgaaTGGAAAAACCGGCGAACACTTTCCTTCCGCGTCGCTAAGCTCCTGCCCCCCAGGGTCCCTCACTGACGCTGCTTCAGCAGAGACCCCCACCTGCACTGAGCTGAAGGAAAACGGAGGGATGGAG AAGGATGGTGTTTTAACCGCTGAGATGATTTCAAATAGTATATTTCAACTCGGACGCTTTGGCACTGGGCTCCAGCACTCATTCTACATCCTGTCTCTGCCT AGTCACAGTCTCAGCGACATATCTGTGCTGTGCAGTTATGTCCATCTTCAAAAGCTGGAACTGCCACACAACAAAATTCAAG ATTTATCCTGCGTGAGCCACATGCCCTACCTTGTCATGCTGGACGCTTCCTATAATGAAATCTCAAACTTCTTTGAATTCCAGCCACCCAAGAACCTAAAG GAGGTGAACTTCTCCCACAACCGTATGACTAAAATGAGGGATTTGTCAGCCTATGCATCGCTAACTAAACTGGTTCTAGACT ACAACAGCTTTAGTGAGATCAGTGGTCTTGCGCAATGTCGCAGGCTCACCCATCTCAGCCTGGCACATAACAAGATCTCGAGGATCAGTGGCCTGGGTGGTTTGCCTCTCACACACCTCTGCCTT AGGGGGAACCATCTGGAGAAAATTGAAGGGTTAGAGCACCTGAAGAGCCTGCAGGTTCTCGATTTATCTCAGAATCGCATCGCCAGTCTTTCAGGCCTCGAGAACCTCCATCTGCTAGGCTCCCTCAACCTGGAGAAAAACCTG GTCAGTGAAATTCAAGAGTGCAAGCATATTCACGACCTTTTACTGTTGagggacctcagtttggtggaAAACCCTGTGCAG GAGCAACCTGATTACAAGCTGGCAGTCATCTTCCTCCTTCAGCATCTGACTGTGCTGGACCAAGAGGCAGTCACTGTTGAAGAAAAG GTGTCGTCAGTAAACATGTATGACCCTCCTATGGATGTGGTGGCAGCCAGGGATCATATAACCCACCTAGTGTATCAGCTGATGCAGCCCCAGGTCCTTTATGAAAG CAGTACACTTCCCAGTGCAGACTCTCCCTACCCCATGCTGGTGCTCACAGGTCCTCGAGGCTGTGGGAAGAGAGAGCTGACTCACAGACTGTGTCAAGAGTTCAACGAATACTTTGCTTATGG AATCTCTCACACCACAAGGGGGCCGTACTTCGGAGAAGAGAATGGACTTGATTACCATTTTGTCAGTGAAGAGGTGTTTCAGAGTATGATTCACACG GGTAAGTTTATCCAGACCATCCAGTATGGGGGGCATAGTTACGGACTTACCAGAGATGCTGTAGAGGATGTGGCTAGAGAAGGATTGGCCTGTTGCGTGCATATGGAGCTGGAG GGTGTTTTCAGTCTAAAAAAGACCTACTTTGAGCCTCGATACATCCTGCTCATCCCCACCCAGGCTGAAAAGTACATAGGCCACCTTAAAGCCCGTGGACTCTACACCCAAGCACAAATGGATGCAGCAGTGTCACGTATAGAGCTCTACGCCAACACCAACAGGCAACGTCCAGGATTCTTCGATAATGTTATTCCCTGTG aTGACTGGGAAGATGCCTACAAGACACTGAGGCAGGCAGTGAAGGAGTACCTGTTGctagaggagcaggaggagggagagaaCAACAACAGAGCATCCCCTGACAACATCTCCACAG GTCATAATCCAGAAGAGAAGCCACTGTCGCCTGTGTCAATGTCAGGATCGACACTCACATCACACTCAGCCAGAGCTCTGGACCCCTCTGATATCTCCTACAGATCATATTTTACCAAAATCCAAGAAGAGCTCCACCCTCAAAAGAGCTCCACT GAGCTAGCTTCCATCAGGAGGCGTGAGCAGCTGGTGAGGGAGGCTATAGTGGGGAAGAGTCCAGGGGTTTACAGCCAGCTCTTCAAAAG tTCTGCTCAACCAGCGCCGTCATCTGTGCATAATGATGATTCTGGTAACCTTTTTCATGAGGACAGTGG CTCGGATGATTCTCGTGCCAGCTCAGCTTTGTCTGTGCCCAGTTCAGCTGGCGCCTTCTCTGGCTTAGCAGAACCGCTACATGTCTCAGTCATGGGACATGCTTCGGAAACACTTAAAG